Proteins from one Oncorhynchus masou masou isolate Uvic2021 chromosome 12, UVic_Omas_1.1, whole genome shotgun sequence genomic window:
- the LOC135550396 gene encoding histone acetyltransferase KAT5-like isoform X1 gives MSKMADSSVDVVEGCRLPVLRKNQENEDEWPLAEILSVKEIPGRKLYYVHYIDFNKRLDEWVTPDRLDMKKLQFPKKEAKTPTKNGLPGSRPSSPESEVVRVAGAGPQHTPSRPPQPQAQQKSIPTKTSLPDFQVLQQQAQRKSLDLNLQTATAPSRGKTLPTPKRKAESVSLATQVSPATPVPSLPGLAEASQASVYPAVRDTNTFNLKSNARDDHEQLSSLTTNGTARRPMPNQPGRKRKQPPNCGGTDEIIKVFQYNNSPRCANVYLQPGEDSQDSSDGIPSTPRMTGSLVSDRSHDDIVTRMKNIDCIELGRHRLKPWYFSPYPQELTTLPILYLCEFCLKYLKSLKCLQRHLTKCNLRHPPGNEIYRKGTISFFEIDGRKNKTYSQNLCLLAKCFLDHKTLYYDTDPFLFYVMTEYDAKGFHIVGYFSKEKESTEDYNVACILTLPPYQRRGYGKLLIEFSYELSKVEGKTGTPEKPLSDLGLLSYRSYWSQTILEILMDLKPDNGERPQITINDISEITSVKKEDVISTLQYLNLINYYKGQYILTLSEDIVEGHERAMQKRHLRIDSKCLHFTPKDWSKRGKW, from the exons ATGAGCAAAATGGCGGATTCGTCG GTCGATGTTGTCGAGGGTTGTAGGCTCCCTGTTCTCCGAAAAAATCAGGAAAACGAAGATGAGTGGC CCTTGGCTGAAATTCTCAGTGTGAAAGAGATCCCTGGGAGAAAACTCTACTATGTCCACTATATTGACT TCAACAAGCGTCTGGATGAGTGGGTTACGCCGGACAGGCTTGACATGAAGAAGCTCCAGTTCCCTAAGAAGGAAGCTAAAACGCCCACTAAGAACGGGCTTCCGGGGTCGCGGCCCAGCTCCCCGGAGAGTGAAGTGGTAAGAGTGGCCGGAGCTGGCCCCCAACATACCCCCAGCAGGCCCCCACAGCCGCAAGCCCAGCAGAAGTCTATACCCACCAAAACTTCTCTACCAGACTTTCAAGTGTTGCAACAACAAGCTCAG AGGAAGAGTCTAGACCTCAACCTTCAAACTGCCACAGCTCCTTCCAGAGGCAAAACTCTCCCCACGCCG AAGAGGAAAGCAGAGTCTGTGTCCCTGGCAACACAAGTGTCCCCGGCAACCCCCGTGCCATCCTTGCCAGGTTTGGCTGAAGCCTCCCAGGCATCTGTTTACCCTGCTGTAAGGGACACCAACACCTTCAACCTCAAATCCAACGCCCGCGATGACCATGAGCAGCTTTCCTCTCTCACCACG AATGGTACTGCCCGTCGCCCCATGCCCAATCAGCCAGGCAGGAAGAGGAAGCAGCCTCCCAACTGCGGGGGAACCGACGAG ATAATAAAGGTTTTCCAGTATAACAACAGCCCTCGATGTGCCAATGTCTATCTGCAGCCAGGAGAG GACTCGCAGGACAGCTCTGATGGCATCCCTTCCACCCCTCGCATGACTGGCAGTCTGGTGTCGGACCGTAGCCATGACGACATTGTCACGCGTATGAAGAACATTGACTGCATTGAACTGGGCCGCCACAGGCTGAAGCCCTGGTACTTCTCGCCCTACCCACAGGAACTGACCACATTGCCTATTCTCTACCTCTGTGAGTTCTGCTTGAAGTACCTCAAGAGCCTCAAGTGTCTGCAGAGGCATCTG aCCAAGTGTAATCTTCGGCATCCACCTGGCAATGAGATCTACCGCAAGGGCACCATCTCCTTTTTTGAAATAGATGGCAGAAAAAACAAA ACATACTCTCAGAACCTGTGTTTACTGGCCAAGTGTTTCCTGGACCACAAGACACTGTACTATGACACAGACCCCTTCCTCTTCTACGTCATGACAGAGTACGACGCCAAGGGCTTCCACATAGTGGGCTACTTCTCCAAG GAGAAAGAGTCGACGGAAGATTACAACGTGGCCTGTATCCTCACCTTACCTCCCTACCAGCGGAGAGGCTACGGCAAATTGCTCATTGAGTTCA GTTATGAGCTGTCTAAGGTAGAGGGGAAGACGGGCACACCAGAGAAGCCTCTGTCTGACCTGGGGCTGCTCTCCTACCGCTCCTACTGGTCCCAGACCATCCTGGAGATACTCATGGACCTCAAGCCTGACAACGGGGAGCGGCCGCAGATCACCATCAA TGACATCAGCGAGATCACCAGTGTGAAGAAAGAGGATGTCATATCTACACTTCAGTACCTTAACCTAATTAATTACTATAAG GGCCAGTATATCCTGACTCTTTCGGAGGACATAGTGGAGGGGCATGAGAGGGCAATGCAGAAGCGTCACTTGCGCATTGACTCCAAATGCCTTCACTTCACCCCCAAGGACTGGAGCAAGAGGGGCAAGTGGTAG
- the LOC135550396 gene encoding histone acetyltransferase KAT5-like isoform X2 → MSKMADSSVDVVEGCRLPVLRKNQENEDEWPLAEILSVKEIPGRKLYYVHYIDFNKRLDEWVTPDRLDMKKLQFPKKEAKTPTKNGLPGSRPSSPESEVVRVAGAGPQHTPSRPPQPQAQQKSIPTKTSLPDFQVLQQQAQRKSLDLNLQTATAPSRGKTLPTPKRKAESVSLATQVSPATPVPSLPGLAEASQASVYPAVRDTNTFNLKSNARDDHEQLSSLTTNGTARRPMPNQPGRKRKQPPNCGGTDEDSQDSSDGIPSTPRMTGSLVSDRSHDDIVTRMKNIDCIELGRHRLKPWYFSPYPQELTTLPILYLCEFCLKYLKSLKCLQRHLTKCNLRHPPGNEIYRKGTISFFEIDGRKNKTYSQNLCLLAKCFLDHKTLYYDTDPFLFYVMTEYDAKGFHIVGYFSKEKESTEDYNVACILTLPPYQRRGYGKLLIEFSYELSKVEGKTGTPEKPLSDLGLLSYRSYWSQTILEILMDLKPDNGERPQITINDISEITSVKKEDVISTLQYLNLINYYKGQYILTLSEDIVEGHERAMQKRHLRIDSKCLHFTPKDWSKRGKW, encoded by the exons ATGAGCAAAATGGCGGATTCGTCG GTCGATGTTGTCGAGGGTTGTAGGCTCCCTGTTCTCCGAAAAAATCAGGAAAACGAAGATGAGTGGC CCTTGGCTGAAATTCTCAGTGTGAAAGAGATCCCTGGGAGAAAACTCTACTATGTCCACTATATTGACT TCAACAAGCGTCTGGATGAGTGGGTTACGCCGGACAGGCTTGACATGAAGAAGCTCCAGTTCCCTAAGAAGGAAGCTAAAACGCCCACTAAGAACGGGCTTCCGGGGTCGCGGCCCAGCTCCCCGGAGAGTGAAGTGGTAAGAGTGGCCGGAGCTGGCCCCCAACATACCCCCAGCAGGCCCCCACAGCCGCAAGCCCAGCAGAAGTCTATACCCACCAAAACTTCTCTACCAGACTTTCAAGTGTTGCAACAACAAGCTCAG AGGAAGAGTCTAGACCTCAACCTTCAAACTGCCACAGCTCCTTCCAGAGGCAAAACTCTCCCCACGCCG AAGAGGAAAGCAGAGTCTGTGTCCCTGGCAACACAAGTGTCCCCGGCAACCCCCGTGCCATCCTTGCCAGGTTTGGCTGAAGCCTCCCAGGCATCTGTTTACCCTGCTGTAAGGGACACCAACACCTTCAACCTCAAATCCAACGCCCGCGATGACCATGAGCAGCTTTCCTCTCTCACCACG AATGGTACTGCCCGTCGCCCCATGCCCAATCAGCCAGGCAGGAAGAGGAAGCAGCCTCCCAACTGCGGGGGAACCGACGAG GACTCGCAGGACAGCTCTGATGGCATCCCTTCCACCCCTCGCATGACTGGCAGTCTGGTGTCGGACCGTAGCCATGACGACATTGTCACGCGTATGAAGAACATTGACTGCATTGAACTGGGCCGCCACAGGCTGAAGCCCTGGTACTTCTCGCCCTACCCACAGGAACTGACCACATTGCCTATTCTCTACCTCTGTGAGTTCTGCTTGAAGTACCTCAAGAGCCTCAAGTGTCTGCAGAGGCATCTG aCCAAGTGTAATCTTCGGCATCCACCTGGCAATGAGATCTACCGCAAGGGCACCATCTCCTTTTTTGAAATAGATGGCAGAAAAAACAAA ACATACTCTCAGAACCTGTGTTTACTGGCCAAGTGTTTCCTGGACCACAAGACACTGTACTATGACACAGACCCCTTCCTCTTCTACGTCATGACAGAGTACGACGCCAAGGGCTTCCACATAGTGGGCTACTTCTCCAAG GAGAAAGAGTCGACGGAAGATTACAACGTGGCCTGTATCCTCACCTTACCTCCCTACCAGCGGAGAGGCTACGGCAAATTGCTCATTGAGTTCA GTTATGAGCTGTCTAAGGTAGAGGGGAAGACGGGCACACCAGAGAAGCCTCTGTCTGACCTGGGGCTGCTCTCCTACCGCTCCTACTGGTCCCAGACCATCCTGGAGATACTCATGGACCTCAAGCCTGACAACGGGGAGCGGCCGCAGATCACCATCAA TGACATCAGCGAGATCACCAGTGTGAAGAAAGAGGATGTCATATCTACACTTCAGTACCTTAACCTAATTAATTACTATAAG GGCCAGTATATCCTGACTCTTTCGGAGGACATAGTGGAGGGGCATGAGAGGGCAATGCAGAAGCGTCACTTGCGCATTGACTCCAAATGCCTTCACTTCACCCCCAAGGACTGGAGCAAGAGGGGCAAGTGGTAG